From a region of the Malania oleifera isolate guangnan ecotype guangnan chromosome 12, ASM2987363v1, whole genome shotgun sequence genome:
- the LOC131144588 gene encoding serine/threonine-protein kinase-like protein CCR2: protein MNHAGTIADDILLAFLSVSLIIFSILLIIICRKKPIESEETLPVKPSAQAYSLTDVDAATDGFNHGRIIGKGRLGTVYAAIMARGELVAVKRIHPRLVLSNAGFGFSSIVKSLSLADHPNIVPIVGFSQAPGERIILTEFVDTVSLDFYLHQNSDGEWLLDWERRLRIAAGAARGLEYLHEGVAPHIVHGCVKASNILIDVRFCARVCDFGLSFLVPQGKGGEGACKEGDVYAFGLVLLELLSGRRSSEEGFLLVEWALPLIKTMKYGEFLDPRLVIPSNMNPLVRLAKVASACVGNSRTNRPSVVQVAAILNNLEVEICVR, encoded by the coding sequence ATGAACCATGCCGGCACCATCGCCGACGACATCCTCCTGGCTTTTTTGTCCGTTTCTCTCATCATCTTCAGCATCCTACTCATCATCATTTGCAGGAAGAAACCGATCGAGTCCGAAGAAACCCTCCCCGTTAAGCCTTCTGCACAGGCTTACTCTTTAACAGATGTCGACGCTGCCACCGACGGCTTCAACCACGGGAGAATTATTGGCAAAGGCCGCCTTGGAACCGTGTATGCAGCCATCATGGCAAGAGGGGAGCTAGTCGCTGTAAAGCGAATCCATCCTCGGCTCGTACTGAGCAACGCTGGTTTCGGGTTTTCCTCCATCGTCAAGTCTCTCTCTTTGGCTGACCATCCCAACATAGTGCCCATAGTAGGGTTCTCGCAGGCCCCAGGGGAGAGAATTATCCTAACGGAGTTTGTCGACACCGTGAGCTTGGACTTCTACTTGCATCAAAACTCCGACGGCGAGTGGCTTTTGGACTGGGAACGGCGGCTGAGGATCGCCGCCGGGGCTGCCCGAGGGCTTGAGTACCTGCACGAGGGGGTGGCGCCCCATATTGTTCATGGGTGCGTGAAGGCTTCGAACATCTTGATCGATGTGAGGTTTTGTGCTAGGGTTTGTGACTTTGGGCTGTCTTTTTTGGTACCCCAAGGGAAGGGAGGGGAAGGGGCTTGCAAGGAAGGTGATGTTTATGCATTTGGGTTGGTGTTGTTGGAGCTTTTGAGTGGGAGGAGAAGTAGTGAGGAAGGGTTCTTGCTGGTGGAGTGGGCACTGCCATTGATTAAGACAATGAAGTACGGGGAATTTTTGGACCCAAGACTTGTGATTCCTTCCAACATGAATCCCCTTGTTAGATTGGCCAAAGTTGCTTCAGCTTGCGTTGGAAATTCAAGGACGAACAGGCCTTCCGTTGTTCAAGTGGCAGCTATTTTGAACAATTTGGAGGTGGAGATATGTGTTCGATAA